One Oryzias latipes chromosome 21, ASM223467v1 genomic window, GTGAGACAGGGGCTTCCTCTGCAGGACACACACGCACATTCTTCATTGGATGTCTCTGTGCTGCACTGAATCATGGGTATTTAAAGCTTTTGCAGGGAGCCGCAGTCACTGTGTGGATCCAGGAGCCACATAATAGCAGGTTTCTGTAAAAGCAGATGGTATTTAGGATTGGTGCCCTGTCAGCAATGTGAAGTCTAAGGAGAAGATGAGTTTGGTTTTCTGGAgtgtaaaaagaataaaaaaaagaggggggggggggggggcttttgaGGTCACCACCAACCTTTTCACTCTAATGATCTGATCCCTCATGGGCTTTATGTCCTGGAAGCTCTGCTGGTTGACCAGGCTGTACACCAGAATGAACCCTTGGCCGTTTTTGATGTACAAGTCCCGCATGGAGGCGAACTGCTCGGTCCCGGCCGTGTCCAGGATCTCCAGCACCGACGGTGAAGAGTCCACCTCGATCTCTTTACGATAAAAATCCTCTATGGTGGGGTCGTACTTCTCAATGAACGTCCCGGTGACGAACTGCACGGTGAGGGCGGATTTCCCGACCCCCCCGCTGCCCAGGACGACCACTTTATACTCGCGCATCGTGGATTTAGTCGAGTCGCCGCGGAACCGACGCTGTCATTGAATCGAACAGGAAGAAAGGATCCCGCACTCACGGCGCTCAGCATCCGCGTGCCATGTCGGTGTCAACGCGAGCAACGGCAGAGCACAAAGACTCGCTGCCCCGACACGGGCTTCATAGTCAGACAATCGCCATGGCAGGCCGGACCCCCGCATGCGGGGACCGCGGCTGTCCGAACCGAGCGGGGAGACGCACGAACGCTGGCCCGAGGACGTGGACCGAGCGGGGGTTCATCCGCTGAGCTCACCCGTCTCTGtgcatgacaaaaaacaaacttgctcCATGATCGGGGAAATAAAACGCCAGAGAACGAGCGCGAAGCCTCGGAGAAACCCGGATCGAGGAAGCCTACATCTGCACTGGGTGAAAGAACTGGCCTCTCTTTGTTTCCTTATTCCCTCCCTGACATGTCTCCGCTTCTCCCCCGCTATCCAACGCGCTCCCATCCGCCATACTCTCGGGTGGAGACCCGCGGCCGCTGCGAAACCAGCCGGTCCCCGCTCGGCTACCGTACCGAGCCGAGCAGAGGGAGGTGGGatgaggggagggaggggggtcggTCCCTTCTCAGACGGACGCGTGGCCAGCCCAATGGAAGTGCCGGTGCCTCCAACGTCTCATTCGTGGCTGAATGAGAGCTTCGCGGAGGGGAGCCAGTGAAATCCAGAGGTGACACTTCCGTTCACGTGTTCCAATTCCCATCATTTGGTTGCCCCGGTGACATCCACGGAGAGCACGTCCAATCACAGGACCCAGACGAGGATGTGTATCCAGGAGGAGCAAAACATGAGGAAGATGCTGTTACCATGGCAACGCAGCATTCTGTGCCGAGGACTAAATTTGAGAATGGGCTGTGAAAGACGGTTCACCAATAATTGTAATACTTACTACAGTGacttttgcagttttaaaaacccactccaaagcaaatcatgtttttaacatgttattgagGCATTtctctaatgatggaggacacacacacacacacatatatatatctatatatatatatacatatatgtacatatatagacatacacacacatatatatatacacatatatacatacacacacacacacatatatatatatatatatatatatatatatatatatatatatatatatatatatatatatatatatatatatatatatacacatatatatacacatatatatacatacacacatatatatatatatacatttatatatatacaatatatacacacaatatatatatatatatttatatacatatatataaatataataagattaaaattgcatttctaaaatgAAATCGTCTGCAATTatgagcagtttaaaaaaagcctgtagcagtgacgtagaagctacagtcGTCAGACCACAAGTTCTCtgtctgctccactccattccgatgcgtccacttgcagacaaatagatccatcctTCATTTTCCCCGTTCGAATTggtatctggctctaaactgtacggctggataactctGATGTTGCTCATCATTTTTCCTGTGCCAGTAatgttggggatgtgaggggctgtaagatcgTGGGCAGGCATGCAAACAACATAATGTTGAAAAGCAGGGCTGCTCCACgctaacagtcctgcccacaactcagaggcgaatttctattgaactcctgttgctctgcagaaacaatttcctaaaaaacaacacaggttttttgattttgcctaaaactgcataatcgtacttaaaagagcactgggagcGCTTTAACAAAAGATGATTTATCATATATTTGGATCAAAcagcatttaaatgttaaataatcaaaaaaacaaatcggACAACTTTGAATTTCAGGTACATATAATTTATTTGCAACAAATCAGATTTGACATAACTTTAAACTTACAGACCAAAACTGTCCATATGAAATGTTTAATTATGCACAACTTTTCTTGAAAAACATTaggattttatttcagtttgtaACCTAATGGCACCTTCATTGGCAGCTTCAAAGCAAACCAAGGAGTTGACACGAGGCCTTTCAGGGTAGAATTTGAAATACAATCTGCGACCATGGCTTTAGGCTCAAGACTTTAGGAAACCTTAAGTTGAAGCAATTTCCTAAAACAATTCTGAACTGTGAAACCAAAACCGATTGAGAAACAGAAGGAAAATAAGGCAGAGTTcccaaaaaaattataataagcGCATATTTCCAGTCATGTGACTGTAGCAAAAGTGCTGAAAAGGATTACATTTACCCCTCTGAGTCAGACCGTGTCTTTCTAATCAAAAGATCAAAAATTTAATTTCCCCAAATCCTTTTGTTTGGAAATCACAACCCATCATCTCACATTAAAATACTTGAAACATTTCTGGATATTAAGCGATTTTGGGGTCTTTTTACACTCAAATACAATCTACAAATTCAAGACATAATAAAAGCACAACATTTTTGTGTAGAATGTGGTCTTTAAGTGTTCATTTTTGAGCACGTCAAGAAATTTGCTCATGCAAAGATTTACGTGACAAGGCAGTgacaaaatgaaatgattttgtcGGTTTCTTTCTCCAACATTCAACCTGTGGAAACATAAAGTCATTTAGCAACAGATCCTTTCAGGAACAAAACTAAAATCTGAttcataaattacatttatcGTTGAAATACACAAGAATAAATGTCCAAAGAGTTCTAAactagtaaaataaatgtactgaTCTTAATAAAAGAATTCATCAGGAGAatacagaatgaaaaaaatgagcaaatgcAGAATATTCAAAAGATAACATTGAAGAAAAGGTTGGTAGTTTCACACCACAAAATACAGACTATGCTTTAGTGAAGTGTTCCAAATCAAAAGACATCAGAATGACAAAGTAAGTATTCTTTTGGACAATCTCATTCTGTCTGCTGTCATTTTCACAGAGAACTACTTGCATAATAGCACTTTAAccacacaaaaaccaaaaaataccCAAATGTTTAGCTCCTCATACCATAAATAGCATGTTCACCTCATTGTTAACTACGTTAATAATATTTCCAAAATATTGAAAGAAAGTAGCATAAAAGCCAATTTATAGGTATTATAATGAGTACAACAACACACAGATTTGAACATAGATGGAAAAGAACTATTACAAGTTACTAATGCACTGTtgtggcattaaaaaaaacaaacctctgaTGTCTGTGACTAAAGAAGATTTAACTAAGAGTTTTTACATAAAAGCCTTTAAACTATGCTTAAGATGTCTTTGCATTTTCTATTCTTTCAGGCACttgtaacattaaaaaaaaatacagtacttAATGCTGACTGTAACATTAAGCTCACACAACACCCTTACAGGACCACGAAACCTTTAGTCTGAATATAAACAGTAATTCCACAGCCTTTTGATGAGCCTTCGTTCATGCCTTTAGTGACAACTTGCAGATCTATCGGTGAGTCTTAccataaacaacaacaagaacaatCAAGTGATAGTTTAGAATgagtaaaaaaatggatttaaacaGCATTTGACAACCTGTTTACGCAGTTCCAAGGCACACCAGTAGGTGGAGCCCTGATCCAGCTCTACGGGGATTACAGGGACAGACATGCAGAGACGGAGAAGCCGCCTCAGTGCTTTTTAAAGGGATGACCATAAACCTGCTAGCAGATTACATTTTAtaatataaagtttaaataagtGCTTTCActggtttgtttaaaatatttaagtcTGGCACTAGGTAAAACAATCATAAACAAGAGTTTTTttgttatgcttttttttttttttacattaaatagcacattcaagaagaaaacaaaatctggaATTGTTTTGCAGCTGACATAAACCTGTTAAAACAGTAGACGTTTCTTTCCTTTCCACTTCAAATATGTACATCATTGAAAACAGTTTCGGCAAAATTCTTTCTATAGTTTTCCAGATAGGTTAGAATAAtgattttgcagattttttgcaCCGTAGGCCTTTCTGTATACTTCTTTTCTATATGGGAGCTTTTACTAAAAGAGCTCTTTATAATATGACACATGGTTTCATCCCCGACTTCCCCAGTGGGTTCACCTTAATGCACGCCATTAGGGAACCATTGTTACGCACGGTGCTTAAGTGTGCACAAACAACAATCGTCTGCGATGCCAATAGATTCGATATATCATCATAAATACCAATTATGGCAGCAGGCTTTTCCATAGTGTTGACATCAACATGCAGCTTGTTTGTATGTTGGCTGTGAAATTAACGATATTTACAAACAATCTTTAGGGCTTTAACCAGCAGCAACATCCCGCTGGCCTCTGTTTCTGACGGTTACTTGAGGATGATCTGTTgtgggaattaaaaaaaaaaaaaagtcacaatggAGGAGATTCATACAGCGCTCATCCAAATGCATAGTCAGCGTTGCAGAACAAGGTAGATCAGGGGTTCTTGaagatttcaaacacaaaaacattatcaAGTGTATCTAAATGTACAAATGCAAACTTAAGTGAAAAATCATCACACATGTAGGTAATTACCCCATCACATATTAAATAACAGGAGTTAATACTATATAATACAGTTGAAAGCTGTTATTGATAAATATGTGAAAGACCCGCTCCGATGAaattgtggttttggtgtttttttaagatgttcttgcagcatttttctcatgctgAAGGtcctatataaagaaaattaagcttaggGTTGCGTCGCTGAGTtgatctttattcaaattgttgggaatcaggagcagacgcagTTGAAAAGGAGCTCATTTCTGATATAGAGAATACACCGgaagggccacaagctctctgattcgctccattctgatgcatccacttgtagacgactagatccgtgtAAGTCTTcctttttctcgtctgagctggcatctggctccaaactgtttgGCTGGAGAtctccaatactgctcgccatttttgttgcacccgtaAAGGGCTGTAATCTATCGGGAAAGCTCAGGTATAGGTGACGGAAGGGGGCCAAGGTTGCTCCAcggcaacagtcccgcccacaactcaggggcgaatttcaaatgaactcctgccgctctgcagaaactatgtcctagaaaacaacagtgtttttgattttggctaaaaacagcattaaattaattaaaaagaccactgggaacgctttgaaaatagattacaagatgatcggagtgggtctttcaatgATTTTGTTCCCActaaacaattacaaaaaaacaaaacaacagaatttgcaaacttgttttttcaGGATAATGAAAGgggaacagaaagaagaaaactaaTTCCTGCCCCCTTTACGTTCTTATTATAACCATTGttgtacagtcaggaccataaatatttggacagagaaacattctaattttatttctgttcattACCACagtgtattttaaataaaacaactcagatgccattgaagtgcagactttcagcttttatttcatgggttgaacaaaaagattgcataaaaatgtgaaaaactaaagcatttttttaaacataatcccttcaataactgaaaacaaaatagtCATTCCTcatatttggttgaaaatcctttgttggcaatgacagcctgaagtcttgaactcatggacatcaccagatgctgggttttccccattctgaatgctctgccaggcctttactgcaggggctttcagttgctgttt contains:
- the LOC101166017 gene encoding ras-related protein Rap-2a isoform X2 encodes the protein MREYKVVVLGSGGVGKSALTVQFVTGTFIEKYDPTIEDFYRKEIEVDSSPSVLEILDTAGTEQFASMRDLYIKNGQGFILVYSLVNQQSFQDIKPMRDQIIRVKRKTCPDNDCSLSGVALLRGSGTRRFP
- the LOC101166017 gene encoding ras-related protein Rap-2a isoform X1, with product MREYKVVVLGSGGVGKSALTVQFVTGTFIEKYDPTIEDFYRKEIEVDSSPSVLEILDTAGTEQFASMRDLYIKNGQGFILVYSLVNQQSFQDIKPMRDQIIRVKRYEKVPVILVGNKVDLESEREVSSGEGQALAEEWGCPFMETSAKSKTMVDELFAEIVRQMDYAAQPDKDDPCCSSCNIQ